The Rhea pennata isolate bPtePen1 chromosome Z, bPtePen1.pri, whole genome shotgun sequence genome includes a region encoding these proteins:
- the FBXO4 gene encoding F-box only protein 4 isoform X1, with protein sequence MWKFSTRSFRKSVITRCTTTWQCEYPLFANSTCSLHGGNAQPAGSLRTVPAKRCPKVPLKFSWDLGPQICYFFFASILHRYKKSCPQSRRSLKSSRSRYGAVTSFLQSLVTQAEPRFAMFGPGLEELDDSLVQKMMTCPEILQVAGLPQRRIHGIGSGVSFQFNNNQKFNILTLYSTTSVERRKARTEQAVVVNKMFYQDNSTVRNQQVVHYSVIAQVKKVCEVVDGFIYVANAEAHEKHDREEELAHILAMIDPALGPRNRPLLVLSCISHVDVKRIPCVYMAHQLQLNLLHQPWMVQDTVAATLDGLLSGFEWLLEEADCKNTQ encoded by the exons ATGTGGAAGTTTTCAACCAGGTCTTTTCGGAAGTCAGTGATAACACGCTGTACGACTACATGGCAGTGTGAGTATCCTCTGTTCGCTAACAGCACCTGCAGCCTCCACGGCGGGAATGCgcagcctgcaggcagcttGCGAACTGTGCCGGCAAAGCGCTGCCCTAAGGTGCCACTCAAGTTTTCATGGGACCTTGGGCCTCAGATCTGCTACTTCTTTT TTGCATCTATTTTACACAGATATAAAAAAAGCTGTCCGCAGAGTAGAAGAAGCCTGAAATCAAGCCGTTCCCGGTATGGAGCTGTGACATCGTTTTTGCAGTCACTAGTCACTCAGGCAGAACCTCGCTTTGCTATGTTTGGGCCAGGGTTGGAAGAGCTGGATGACTCTTTAGTGCAAAAGATGATGACTTGCCCAGAGATTCTACAAGTGGCGGGCCTACCTCAAAGACGAATTCATG GGATTGGATCAGGAGTCAGTTTTCAGTTCAATAACAATCAAAAATTCAATATTCTGACATTGTATTCAACTACcag tgtggaaaggaggaaagcaagGACAGAGCAAGCTGTGGTTGTGAATAAGATGTTCTACCAAGACAACAGTACAGTGAGGAATCAGCAGGTTGTACACTACAGTGTAATAGCTCAAGTTAAAAAGGTGTGCGAAGTAGTTGATGGATTCATCTATGTTGCTAATGCAGAAGCTCATGAAA AGCACGACCGTGAAGAAGAACTGGCCCATATTTTGGCAATGATTGATCCTGCTCTTGGGCCTCGAAACAGACCTCTGCTGGTTTTATCTTGTATCTCACATGTTGATGTGAAAAGAATTCCTTGTGTTTACATGGCACATCAGTTGCAGCTGAACCTGTTACATCAGCCCTGGATG GTGCAGGACACTGTAGCTGCTACTTTAGATGGACTGCTAAGTGGATTTGAGTGGCTCTTGGAAGAAGCAGATtgtaaaaatacacagtaa
- the FBXO4 gene encoding F-box only protein 4 isoform X2, whose translation MAEGGRLEAAVRGRLRGLRERWARGGRERERGGAVAGPGPGPGGAEAAEEVSALEALPLDVQLHIMSFLSPRDLCRLGSAGSYWRAAVRDPLLWRCLLRRDLPAWAAVDWKSLPDVEVFNQVFSEVSDNTLYDYMAVYKKSCPQSRRSLKSSRSRYGAVTSFLQSLVTQAEPRFAMFGPGLEELDDSLVQKMMTCPEILQVAGLPQRRIHGIGSGVSFQFNNNQKFNILTLYSTTSVERRKARTEQAVVVNKMFYQDNSTVRNQQVVHYSVIAQVKKVCEVVDGFIYVANAEAHEKHDREEELAHILAMIDPALGPRNRPLLVLSCISHVDVKRIPCVYMAHQLQLNLLHQPWMVQDTVAATLDGLLSGFEWLLEEADCKNTQ comes from the exons ATGGCGGAGGGCGGCCGGCTGGAGGCCGCCGTGCGCGGCCGCCTGCGCGGCCTGCGGGAGCgctgggcgcggggcggccgtgAGCGCGAGCGTGGCGGCGCGGtggccggccccggccccggtcccggcggcgcggaggcggcggaggAAGTGAGCGCCCTGGAGGCGCTGCCG CTGGACGTGCAGCTGCACATCATGTCCTTCCTCTCGCCGCGGGACCTGTGCCGCCTGGGCAGCGCCGGCTCCTACTGGCGGGCGGCCGTGCGGGACCCGCTGCTCTGGAGGTGCCTTCTCCGGCGGGATCTCCCCGCGTGGGCAGCCGTGGACTGGAAATCACTCCCGGATGTGGAAGTTTTCAACCAGGTCTTTTCGGAAGTCAGTGATAACACGCTGTACGACTACATGGCAGT ATATAAAAAAAGCTGTCCGCAGAGTAGAAGAAGCCTGAAATCAAGCCGTTCCCGGTATGGAGCTGTGACATCGTTTTTGCAGTCACTAGTCACTCAGGCAGAACCTCGCTTTGCTATGTTTGGGCCAGGGTTGGAAGAGCTGGATGACTCTTTAGTGCAAAAGATGATGACTTGCCCAGAGATTCTACAAGTGGCGGGCCTACCTCAAAGACGAATTCATG GGATTGGATCAGGAGTCAGTTTTCAGTTCAATAACAATCAAAAATTCAATATTCTGACATTGTATTCAACTACcag tgtggaaaggaggaaagcaagGACAGAGCAAGCTGTGGTTGTGAATAAGATGTTCTACCAAGACAACAGTACAGTGAGGAATCAGCAGGTTGTACACTACAGTGTAATAGCTCAAGTTAAAAAGGTGTGCGAAGTAGTTGATGGATTCATCTATGTTGCTAATGCAGAAGCTCATGAAA AGCACGACCGTGAAGAAGAACTGGCCCATATTTTGGCAATGATTGATCCTGCTCTTGGGCCTCGAAACAGACCTCTGCTGGTTTTATCTTGTATCTCACATGTTGATGTGAAAAGAATTCCTTGTGTTTACATGGCACATCAGTTGCAGCTGAACCTGTTACATCAGCCCTGGATG GTGCAGGACACTGTAGCTGCTACTTTAGATGGACTGCTAAGTGGATTTGAGTGGCTCTTGGAAGAAGCAGATtgtaaaaatacacagtaa